The genomic stretch CCGGCCCGGCCCCCGGGTCATAGAGGCCCTTGAGGAGCTGGCCCGGATTCTCCACCCGGAATGCTTCACCGAGAACCCATAAAGTCTCAAAGGCCTGGGAATCCCCCTGGCAAGAGTCGGCTGGTCTCCCTGATTACGGGCTCCCTGATTCTTCTTCTGGCGGCTGCCTGGATATCTCTTCTTTTAGGACGGTACCCGGCCTCGGCCAGGGACATCCTGGCTGTTCTGGCTGGAGGACAGGTGACCGATCCCCTCCTTTCGGACATCGTCAAGATCAGATTGACCAGAATGGCTCTGGCCGGAATGGTGGGGGCTACCCTGGCCCTCACCGGAGCCGTCTTCCAGGCCCTGCTGCGCAACCCCCTGGCCGAACCCTTTACCCTGGGGGTCTCCACCGGGGCTGCCTTTGGGGCCACCGTATCTCTCTATCTGGGGCTCTCGGCCACCACCATCTATGGCCTTACCCTGGTTCCCCTCTCGGCCATGGCCGGTGCCGGGCTCTCTCTGGCCCTGGTTTTGGCCCTGTCCCGGGGAGAGAGCGGGTTTCTCAGGCCGGCTACCCTCATCCTGGCCGGAATGGTTGTCTCTTCTTTTCTCTCGGCCCTCATCAGCCTTATAAAGAGCCTGGCGGATGAAACCCTTTCGTCTATTGTCTTCTGGCTCCTGGGAAGCTTCTCCAACCGGGGGGAGGGGCATCTTATCTTTTTACTCCCCTACCTCTTGCCGGCCCTGGCCCTGGCCCTTTTTTGGTACCGGGAGCTGGATATTTTGGCCCTGGGCGACCTTGAGGCCCAGCATCTTG from Thermosulfuriphilus ammonigenes encodes the following:
- a CDS encoding FecCD family ABC transporter permease — its product is MLHREPIKSQRPGNPPGKSRLVSLITGSLILLLAAAWISLLLGRYPASARDILAVLAGGQVTDPLLSDIVKIRLTRMALAGMVGATLALTGAVFQALLRNPLAEPFTLGVSTGAAFGATVSLYLGLSATTIYGLTLVPLSAMAGAGLSLALVLALSRGESGFLRPATLILAGMVVSSFLSALISLIKSLADETLSSIVFWLLGSFSNRGEGHLIFLLPYLLPALALALFWYRELDILALGDLEAQHLGVHVARVRFWLLISSCLAAAATVAISGVIGFVGLVIPHLIRLISGPGHRSLLPLSLLLGAGLMILADVLARIILPTGEELPVGVITSLLGGPFFAWLLYRRRREIEGW